A part of Fusobacterium simiae genomic DNA contains:
- a CDS encoding toxin-antitoxin system YwqK family antitoxin, which translates to MKNKIFILVFSLLLSVSVFSNPLEVRKKDLKVIEKIYYLKDSDVPFTGKVSEGRDRLYYLNGRQDGKWISFYKNGNIKSIVNWRDGKLNGKYVIYESNGRKSTETIYKDGKENGYYYLYNTNGTYRTKGAYSMGKPIGEWEYYDKDGKLTNKVIAQ; encoded by the coding sequence TTGAAAAATAAAATATTTATACTTGTTTTTTCTTTACTTCTTTCTGTATCTGTATTTTCAAATCCACTTGAAGTTAGAAAAAAAGATTTAAAAGTTATTGAAAAAATATATTATCTTAAAGATTCTGATGTTCCTTTTACTGGTAAAGTTAGTGAGGGAAGAGATAGACTTTACTATTTAAATGGAAGGCAAGATGGTAAATGGATATCATTTTATAAAAATGGAAATATAAAATCTATTGTGAATTGGAGAGATGGTAAACTAAATGGAAAATATGTCATCTATGAAAGTAATGGAAGAAAATCTACTGAAACTATCTATAAGGATGGCAAAGAAAATGGATATTATTATTTATATAATACCAATGGAACTTATCGTACAAAAGGTGCTTATTCAATGGGAAAACCTATTGGAGAATGGGAATATTATGACAAAGATGGTAAGTTGACAAATAAAGTTATAGCTCAATAA
- a CDS encoding putative quinol monooxygenase, producing MFKKLLLVLGILTSVSMYAIPTLNVYDFEVKKDKEASYKTITEDYVNKTIATEQGVLGLFATTDERDKTTSYIFEVYKDYLAFSSHTKSQTNNDFKAMIPQIAEGNLNSTEIEVQIAKDKKIEQNDNTFVVYTIIDVKPENNKEFTEIIKNSAETTFNEEGTSLVYLGTDRKNPNKWCLFEVYSDIDSYLNHRASNYFKDYITQTKDMVIEQKRYELQPLKLINKGGLDFKKLY from the coding sequence ATGTTTAAAAAATTATTATTAGTTTTGGGAATACTTACATCAGTTAGTATGTATGCAATACCAACATTAAATGTTTATGATTTTGAAGTAAAAAAAGATAAAGAGGCTTCATACAAAACTATAACAGAAGATTATGTTAATAAAACTATAGCAACTGAACAAGGGGTTTTAGGACTTTTTGCTACAACAGATGAAAGAGATAAAACAACTTCTTACATATTTGAAGTATATAAAGACTATTTGGCTTTTTCTAGCCACACAAAAAGTCAAACTAATAATGATTTTAAGGCAATGATACCTCAAATTGCAGAAGGGAATTTGAATAGTACAGAGATAGAAGTTCAAATAGCAAAGGATAAAAAAATTGAACAAAATGATAATACTTTTGTAGTTTATACAATAATAGATGTTAAGCCTGAAAATAATAAAGAGTTTACTGAAATTATTAAAAATAGTGCAGAAACTACTTTTAATGAAGAAGGAACTTCTCTTGTTTATCTAGGAACTGATAGAAAAAATCCAAATAAATGGTGCCTTTTTGAAGTATACAGTGATATAGATTCTTATTTGAATCATAGAGCTTCTAACTATTTTAAAGATTATATTACACAAACAAAAGATATGGTTATTGAGCAAAAGAGATATGAATTACAACCTTTAAAATTGATTAATAAGGGTGGATTAGATTTTAAAAAATTATATTAA
- a CDS encoding ABC transporter ATP-binding protein, whose product MLEIKNISKTYNRQGKDFFAVKDVNLKILDGDFIHIIGRSGSGKSTLLNIVAGLLSANKGSLSLDGTNYLELDDEEKSKFRNKNIGFIPQSPALLGYLNILENIRLPYDMYEKDGDSEGKARYFLNGLGLEHLVKSYPKELSGGELRRIIIARALMTDPKILIADEPTSDLDIEATKEVMDLLKKINEKGTTILIVTHELDTLKYGKKVYTMSEGILTEGKNL is encoded by the coding sequence ATGTTAGAAATAAAAAATATATCTAAAACTTATAACAGACAAGGAAAAGATTTCTTTGCAGTCAAAGATGTAAACTTAAAAATTCTAGATGGAGATTTTATTCATATAATTGGAAGAAGTGGAAGTGGAAAATCAACACTATTAAATATAGTTGCAGGGCTTTTATCAGCAAATAAAGGAAGTCTTTCATTAGATGGAACTAACTATTTAGAACTTGATGATGAAGAAAAATCTAAATTTAGAAATAAAAATATTGGATTTATACCACAATCACCTGCACTTTTAGGATATTTGAATATCTTAGAAAATATCAGATTACCTTATGATATGTATGAAAAAGATGGAGATTCAGAGGGAAAAGCTAGATATTTTTTAAATGGACTAGGATTGGAGCATTTAGTAAAATCTTATCCAAAAGAATTATCAGGAGGAGAGTTAAGAAGAATTATAATAGCTAGAGCTTTAATGACAGATCCTAAAATACTAATTGCAGACGAGCCAACTTCTGATTTAGATATAGAAGCAACTAAGGAAGTTATGGATTTATTAAAAAAAATTAATGAAAAGGGGACTACCATTTTAATAGTAACTCATGAATTAGATACTTTAAAATATGGAAAAAAAGTTTATACTATGTCAGAAGGTATATTGACAGAAGGAAAAAATTTATAA
- a CDS encoding ABC transporter permease, which yields MNKRIDANSLAMENIRQRKTRSTCMILLVALFSIIVYMGSMFSLSLSRGLESLSDRLGADVIVVPAGYKAEIESVLLKGEPSTFYLPADTIDKLKKFDEIEKMTPQIYVATLSASCCSYPVQIIGIDIDTDFLIYPWITHNIDKELKDGEAIVGSHVVGEKGETVHFFNEELKIVGRLKQTGIGFDATVFVNRNTAKQLAKASERITANKVAEEDVISSVMIKAKPGVDSVKLASKISKELSKEGIFAMFSKKFVNSISSNLKVLSTSVLVLVGAIWVLSVIILSISFTAIFNERKKEMAVLRVLGASKKMLREIILKEAIILSLWGAGIGSFLGVILSVAQLPLIASKFSMPFLSPSLLQYIGIFILSIVLGVIIGPLSTVRVVKKLTDKDSYLSLREEM from the coding sequence ATGAATAAAAGAATAGATGCTAATAGTTTAGCAATGGAAAATATAAGACAGAGAAAAACTAGAAGCACCTGTATGATATTATTAGTTGCATTGTTTAGTATAATAGTCTATATGGGTTCAATGTTCTCACTTAGTTTAAGTAGAGGATTGGAAAGTTTGTCAGATAGGTTGGGAGCAGATGTTATAGTTGTTCCAGCAGGATACAAGGCAGAAATTGAGAGTGTTCTCTTAAAAGGAGAACCCTCAACTTTTTATTTACCAGCTGACACTATTGATAAATTAAAAAAGTTTGATGAGATAGAAAAAATGACACCACAAATATATGTGGCAACACTTTCAGCTTCTTGTTGTTCATACCCTGTTCAAATAATTGGGATAGATATAGACACAGATTTTTTAATATATCCTTGGATAACTCATAATATTGATAAAGAATTAAAAGATGGAGAAGCTATTGTAGGTAGCCATGTTGTCGGAGAAAAAGGAGAAACAGTACACTTTTTTAATGAAGAATTAAAAATAGTTGGAAGATTAAAACAAACAGGAATAGGTTTTGATGCTACTGTTTTTGTAAATAGAAATACTGCCAAACAACTGGCAAAGGCTTCTGAAAGAATAACTGCTAATAAAGTTGCAGAAGAAGATGTAATCTCTTCTGTTATGATAAAAGCAAAGCCAGGAGTAGATTCAGTAAAATTAGCCTCAAAAATATCTAAGGAATTATCAAAAGAAGGTATTTTTGCAATGTTTAGCAAAAAATTTGTAAACTCTATATCTTCTAATTTAAAAGTTTTGTCTACAAGTGTATTAGTTTTGGTAGGAGCTATTTGGGTACTATCAGTTATTATTTTAAGTATTAGTTTTACTGCAATATTTAATGAAAGAAAAAAAGAAATGGCAGTTTTAAGAGTATTAGGTGCTTCTAAAAAAATGTTAAGAGAAATTATTTTAAAAGAAGCAATAATATTATCATTGTGGGGGGCTGGAATAGGAAGTTTCTTAGGGGTAATCCTATCAGTTGCACAATTACCATTGATAGCTTCAAAGTTTTCAATGCCATTTTTATCTCCAAGTTTGTTGCAGTATATAGGAATATTTATTTTAAGTATTGTTTTAGGTGTGATTATAGGTCCTCTTTCAACAGTTAGAGTTGTAAAAAAACTGACTGATAAAGATAGCTATTTGAGTTTAAGAGAGGAAATGTAG
- a CDS encoding DUF4418 family protein, whose amino-acid sequence MKKNILEKIALILSLILFLVPKYIAPVCEPKEDGSYMSCYYSGNIVMKLAVIAFVIILVMIILSRIKIVKILGSIAVIVISALVYMIPHGMSGLHNEIGNPYGFCRMDTMLCRIHHTFEIATGIAVVIGVLMVFSLISTFLKKED is encoded by the coding sequence ATGAAAAAAAATATACTAGAAAAAATAGCTTTAATACTATCATTAATATTATTTTTAGTTCCTAAATATATAGCACCAGTTTGTGAGCCTAAGGAAGACGGTTCTTATATGTCTTGTTATTACAGTGGAAATATAGTGATGAAGTTAGCAGTTATAGCATTTGTAATAATTTTAGTGATGATTATACTCTCAAGAATAAAAATAGTAAAAATATTAGGAAGTATAGCAGTTATTGTAATATCTGCCTTAGTGTATATGATACCTCATGGAATGAGTGGACTTCATAATGAAATAGGTAATCCTTATGGATTTTGTAGAATGGATACAATGTTATGTAGGATTCATCATACTTTTGAAATAGCTACTGGTATAGCAGTTGTAATTGGAGTGTTAATGGTATTTAGTTTAATCTCTACTTTTTTAAAGAAGGAAGACTAG
- a CDS encoding FMN-binding protein produces MKKYLLVGMVVALSLLTACGKKDFSKMSFNDGEYQGHFDNDEKDHPSTADVTLTIQDGKIVNCTAEFRDDKGNIKGDDYGKDAGDEKYKKAQIAVQGFSQYADKLVEVQDPDQVDAISGATVSNKEFKEAVWDALEKAKK; encoded by the coding sequence ATGAAAAAATATTTATTAGTTGGAATGGTTGTAGCATTATCTTTATTAACAGCTTGTGGAAAAAAAGATTTTTCTAAAATGAGTTTTAATGATGGAGAATATCAAGGACATTTTGATAACGATGAAAAGGATCATCCAAGTACAGCAGATGTTACTCTTACAATTCAAGATGGTAAGATTGTAAATTGTACAGCAGAATTTAGAGATGATAAAGGAAATATAAAAGGTGATGATTATGGTAAAGATGCTGGAGATGAAAAATATAAAAAAGCTCAAATAGCTGTTCAAGGTTTCTCACAATATGCTGATAAATTAGTTGAAGTACAAGATCCAGATCAAGTTGATGCAATATCAGGTGCTACTGTTTCTAATAAAGAATTTAAAGAAGCAGTATGGGATGCATTAGAAAAAGCTAAAAAATAA
- a CDS encoding ABC transporter ATP-binding protein, whose protein sequence is MDNREVLLEVKNVSKIYGDLHALKEVSFQVRKGEWVAIMGSSGSGKSTIMNIIGCMDKPTMGEVILDGQDITKESQTSLTKIRREKIGLIFQQFHLIPYLTALENVMVAQYYHSIPDEEEALQALERVGLKDRAKHLPSQLSGGEQQRVCIARALINSPEIILADEPTGNLDEVNEKIVIEILKQLHKEGATIIVVTHDLDVGNVAERKIILDYGKIIDVVDQKQYGKKK, encoded by the coding sequence ATGGATAATCGTGAAGTTTTATTGGAAGTAAAAAATGTATCTAAAATATATGGAGATTTACATGCTTTAAAAGAAGTTAGTTTTCAAGTAAGAAAAGGTGAATGGGTTGCAATAATGGGTTCATCTGGTTCTGGGAAATCAACTATAATGAATATTATTGGTTGTATGGATAAACCTACTATGGGTGAAGTTATTTTAGATGGACAAGATATTACAAAAGAAAGTCAAACTTCTTTAACAAAAATAAGAAGAGAAAAAATTGGATTGATATTTCAACAATTTCATCTAATTCCTTATTTGACAGCTCTTGAAAATGTAATGGTTGCTCAATATTATCACAGTATTCCAGATGAAGAAGAAGCATTACAGGCACTTGAAAGAGTGGGACTTAAAGATAGAGCAAAACATTTACCTAGTCAGTTATCTGGAGGAGAACAACAAAGAGTATGTATAGCAAGGGCATTGATAAATAGTCCTGAAATAATACTTGCAGATGAACCAACAGGAAACCTTGATGAAGTAAATGAAAAAATTGTTATAGAAATATTAAAACAACTTCATAAAGAAGGTGCAACAATTATTGTTGTAACTCATGACCTTGATGTTGGAAATGTAGCTGAAAGAAAAATAATATTAGATTATGGTAAAATTATAGATGTTGTAGATCAAAAACAATATGGAAAAAAGAAATAA
- a CDS encoding ABC transporter permease has protein sequence MTKRQMYIKLVVSSLIRRKARMIVALLAVAIGATIMSGLVTIYYDIPRQLGKEFRSYGANFVVLPSGNEKITDTEFDKIKNEMSTQKVVGMAPYRYETTKINQQPYILTGTDMIEVKKNSPFWYIEGEWSTNDDENNVMIGKEISKKLNLQIGETFIIEGPKAGAKVVASKQSDSAEESKKKDLNSDFYSKKLKVKGIITTGGAEESFIFLPITLLNEILEDDTKIDSIECSIEADSKQLENLASKLKAADSNIEARPIKRVTQSQDIVLGKLQALVLLVNIVVLILTMISVSTTMMAVVAERRKEIGLKKALGAYDSEIKKEFLGEGSALGFIGGLLGVGLGFVFAQEVSLSVFGRAIEFQWLFAPITIIVSMIITTLACLYPVKKAMEIEPALVLKGE, from the coding sequence ATGACTAAAAGGCAAATGTATATAAAACTGGTTGTAAGTTCTCTTATTAGAAGAAAAGCAAGAATGATAGTTGCTTTACTTGCTGTGGCAATAGGGGCTACAATAATGTCAGGACTTGTAACTATTTATTATGATATTCCTAGACAATTAGGGAAAGAATTTAGATCTTATGGAGCAAATTTTGTTGTGCTACCATCGGGAAATGAAAAAATAACTGATACTGAGTTTGATAAAATAAAAAATGAGATGTCAACACAAAAAGTTGTGGGTATGGCACCATATAGATATGAAACAACTAAAATCAATCAACAGCCATATATTTTAACTGGTACTGATATGATAGAAGTTAAAAAGAATAGCCCATTCTGGTATATTGAAGGTGAATGGTCTACAAATGATGATGAAAATAATGTAATGATAGGTAAAGAAATTTCTAAAAAATTGAATTTACAAATTGGAGAAACTTTTATAATTGAAGGACCAAAAGCAGGTGCAAAAGTTGTTGCCTCTAAACAGTCTGACAGTGCAGAAGAAAGTAAAAAGAAAGATTTAAACTCTGATTTTTATTCTAAAAAATTAAAAGTAAAGGGAATAATTACAACAGGTGGGGCAGAAGAATCCTTTATCTTTTTACCTATAACGCTTTTAAATGAAATTTTAGAAGATGATACTAAAATAGATAGTATTGAATGCTCAATAGAAGCAGATTCAAAACAATTAGAAAATTTAGCTTCTAAATTGAAAGCAGCAGATTCAAATATAGAAGCTAGACCTATAAAGAGAGTTACTCAATCTCAAGATATAGTTTTAGGAAAATTACAAGCTCTTGTGTTGCTTGTTAATATAGTTGTTTTGATATTAACTATGATTTCAGTTAGTACAACTATGATGGCAGTCGTTGCAGAAAGAAGAAAAGAAATAGGACTTAAAAAAGCTCTTGGAGCTTATGATAGTGAAATTAAAAAAGAATTTTTGGGAGAAGGTTCAGCTCTTGGCTTTATAGGTGGACTTCTAGGAGTTGGATTAGGGTTTGTGTTTGCACAAGAAGTTAGTTTAAGTGTATTTGGTAGGGCAATAGAATTTCAATGGTTATTTGCTCCTATAACTATTATTGTGTCTATGATTATAACAACATTGGCTTGTTTGTATCCTGTTAAAAAGGCAATGGAAATTGAGCCAGCATTGGTATTAAAAGGAGAGTAG
- a CDS encoding ABC transporter permease: MFWRMVRGTLFRQKSKMLMIAFTVALGVSLATAMMNVMLGVGDKVNKELKTYGANITVMHKDASILDDLYGLSGEGVSNKFLLESEVPKIKQIFWGFAIVDFAPYLERTGEIIGISNKVKIYGTWFAKHLVMPTGEEVDAGIKNLKTWWEIKGEWLNDDDEDKVMVGSLIAGKNNLKIGDTIEVKGTNESKKLTIKGIINSGGDDDEAIYTVLKTTQDLFGLENKITMIEVSALTTPDNDLAKKAAQDPNSLTISEYETWYCTAYVSSISYQIQEVLTDSVAKPNRQVAESEGTILNKTELLMLLICILSSFASALGISNLITASVIERSQEIGLIKAIGGTNRRIILLILTEIVLTGILGGIFGYIAGIGFTQIIGKTVFSSYIEPAVIVVPIDVALVFAVTIIGSIPAIRYLLTLKPTEVLHGR, translated from the coding sequence ATGTTTTGGAGAATGGTAAGAGGAACATTATTTAGACAGAAAAGTAAAATGTTAATGATTGCATTTACAGTTGCATTAGGAGTATCTCTTGCAACAGCTATGATGAATGTAATGCTTGGAGTTGGAGATAAAGTTAATAAGGAATTGAAAACTTATGGTGCTAATATCACTGTAATGCATAAAGATGCTTCTATACTTGATGATTTATATGGTTTAAGTGGAGAAGGGGTATCTAATAAATTTTTATTGGAATCAGAAGTACCAAAAATAAAACAAATATTTTGGGGCTTTGCAATAGTTGATTTTGCCCCATATTTAGAAAGAACCGGTGAAATAATAGGGATATCTAATAAGGTAAAAATTTATGGAACTTGGTTTGCAAAACATTTAGTTATGCCAACAGGTGAGGAAGTTGATGCAGGAATTAAAAACTTAAAAACTTGGTGGGAAATCAAAGGTGAATGGCTAAATGATGATGATGAAGATAAAGTTATGGTAGGTAGTCTTATAGCTGGAAAAAATAATTTAAAAATTGGAGATACAATAGAGGTTAAAGGAACAAATGAAAGTAAAAAACTTACTATAAAAGGTATAATAAATTCTGGTGGAGATGATGATGAAGCTATTTATACAGTTTTAAAAACTACACAAGATTTATTTGGCTTAGAAAATAAGATAACTATGATAGAAGTATCTGCATTAACAACACCAGATAATGATCTGGCTAAGAAAGCAGCTCAAGATCCTAATAGTTTAACTATTTCTGAATATGAAACTTGGTATTGTACTGCTTATGTTAGTTCAATAAGTTATCAAATACAAGAAGTTCTAACTGATAGTGTAGCTAAACCCAATAGACAGGTTGCTGAATCAGAAGGAACAATTTTAAATAAGACAGAACTTTTAATGTTATTGATTTGTATTTTAAGTTCATTTGCATCGGCTCTTGGAATTTCTAACTTAATAACAGCATCTGTTATTGAAAGAAGTCAAGAAATTGGGTTAATAAAGGCAATAGGTGGAACAAATAGAAGAATTATTTTACTTATACTGACAGAGATAGTCCTAACGGGTATTCTGGGAGGAATATTTGGATATATTGCTGGTATAGGATTTACACAAATAATTGGAAAGACAGTTTTTTCATCATATATAGAACCAGCAGTTATAGTTGTACCAATAGATGTTGCTCTTGTATTTGCTGTTACAATAATTGGAAGTATCCCTGCAATCAGATACTTGCTAACTTTAAAACCAACAGAAGTATTACATGGAAGATAG
- a CDS encoding Fe-S-containing protein, whose amino-acid sequence MLKFYIDVINYLAIFAFLLGIITALLIKYKNLYLNIVVGLISLVGLACSITMTVFKQLYPQKMVKISLQYNRWALAIGMGFMLVALLFQFFRTLREKENSKLCILSVISIKFSTVAIWFLGFTIIPQVYAMTKEFVAFGEDSFGTQSLLRLSGYLLGFLTVFLIALSVQKVYFRLKPSLAKIFALLIYLIASLDFFLRGVSALARLRFLKSSNSLVFNIMVLEDKSTTYIVILFTIVACIFSLLLFKDSRKVIGTFKNNALLRLEKAKLKNNKHWLTSLMFFSILSVFSITIIHSHITKPVALTPPQPYQEEGNMIVIPLTDVEDGHLHRFSYIATGGNNVRFIVVKKPKGGSYGLGLDACDICGIAGYFERNDEIVCKRCDVVMNKSTIGFKGGCNPVPFEYEIKDKKIYIDKATLEKEKDRFPVGD is encoded by the coding sequence ATGTTAAAGTTTTACATAGATGTAATAAATTATCTGGCAATCTTTGCATTTCTTTTAGGAATTATTACAGCTCTGCTGATAAAATATAAAAACCTATACCTAAATATAGTTGTTGGATTAATTTCATTAGTAGGGTTAGCTTGTTCAATTACAATGACTGTATTTAAACAGTTATATCCACAGAAAATGGTGAAAATATCACTGCAATATAATAGATGGGCATTGGCAATTGGAATGGGATTTATGTTGGTGGCTCTACTGTTTCAGTTTTTTAGAACTTTAAGAGAAAAAGAAAATAGTAAATTATGTATTTTATCAGTTATAAGTATAAAATTTTCAACAGTAGCTATATGGTTTTTAGGGTTTACTATAATTCCACAGGTATATGCAATGACAAAAGAATTTGTTGCCTTTGGAGAAGACTCTTTTGGAACACAATCTTTACTTAGATTAAGTGGATACTTATTAGGATTTTTAACAGTTTTCTTAATTGCTTTATCTGTTCAAAAAGTATATTTTCGTTTAAAACCTAGTTTAGCAAAAATATTTGCATTGCTTATTTACTTGATAGCGAGTTTAGATTTCTTTTTAAGAGGAGTTTCTGCACTAGCAAGATTAAGATTTTTAAAATCAAGTAATAGTTTAGTATTTAATATAATGGTGCTTGAAGATAAAAGTACAACATATATAGTTATTTTATTCACAATAGTAGCTTGTATTTTTTCGCTATTATTATTTAAAGATAGTAGAAAAGTTATAGGAACTTTTAAAAATAATGCATTACTTAGATTGGAAAAAGCAAAACTTAAAAATAATAAACATTGGCTCACAAGTTTGATGTTTTTCTCAATATTGTCTGTATTTTCAATAACTATTATTCATAGCCATATAACAAAACCTGTGGCATTAACACCTCCTCAACCTTATCAAGAGGAAGGAAATATGATAGTAATTCCTTTAACAGATGTTGAAGATGGACATTTACATAGATTTTCATATATAGCAACAGGGGGAAACAATGTCAGATTTATAGTTGTTAAAAAGCCAAAAGGTGGAAGCTATGGTTTAGGACTTGATGCCTGTGATATATGTGGAATAGCAGGATATTTTGAAAGAAATGATGAAATTGTTTGTAAGCGTTGTGATGTTGTAATGAACAAATCAACAATTGGTTTCAAAGGTGGATGTAATCCAGTACCATTTGAATATGAAATTAAAGATAAGAAAATATATATAGATAAAGCGACTTTAGAAAAAGAAAAAGATCGTTTTCCAGTAGGTGATTGA
- the trpS gene encoding tryptophan--tRNA ligase has translation MKRSLSGIQPSGVLHIGNYFGAMKQFVDLQNSYDGFYFIADYHSLTSLTKAETLKENTYNIVLDYLAIGLDPNKSTIFLQSNVPEHTELTWLLSNITPVGLLERGHSYKDKIAKGIPANTGLLTYPVLMAADILIYDSDIVPVGKDQKQHLEMTRDIAMKFNQQYGVEFFKLPEPLILDDSAIVPGTDGQKMSKSYNNTINMFATKKKLKEQVMSIVTDSTPLEEPKNPDNNIAKIYALFNNIDKQNELKDKFLAGNFGYGHAKTELLNSILEYFGRAREKREELEKNIDYVKDVLNEGSKKARAIAIEKIKKAKEIVGLIGNIY, from the coding sequence ATGAAAAGAAGTTTATCTGGTATACAACCAAGTGGAGTTTTACATATAGGAAATTATTTTGGAGCAATGAAACAATTTGTTGATTTACAAAATAGTTATGATGGTTTTTATTTTATTGCTGACTATCATTCTTTGACATCACTTACAAAAGCTGAAACTCTAAAAGAAAATACATATAATATAGTTTTAGATTATTTGGCTATTGGACTTGATCCAAATAAATCAACTATATTTTTACAATCTAATGTCCCAGAACATACTGAATTGACATGGCTTCTTTCAAATATAACTCCTGTTGGACTTTTAGAAAGAGGACATTCATATAAAGATAAGATTGCTAAAGGTATTCCTGCAAATACAGGTCTTTTAACTTATCCAGTTCTAATGGCAGCAGATATTTTAATCTATGATTCTGATATTGTTCCTGTTGGTAAGGATCAAAAACAACATTTAGAAATGACTAGAGATATTGCTATGAAATTTAATCAACAATATGGAGTAGAGTTCTTTAAATTACCTGAACCATTAATTTTAGATGATTCTGCTATTGTACCTGGAACTGATGGGCAAAAAATGAGTAAATCATATAATAATACTATTAATATGTTTGCTACAAAAAAGAAATTAAAAGAGCAAGTTATGAGTATAGTTACTGATTCAACTCCTCTTGAAGAACCTAAAAATCCAGATAATAATATTGCTAAAATTTATGCTCTTTTCAATAATATAGATAAACAAAACGAATTAAAAGATAAATTTTTAGCAGGAAACTTTGGTTATGGTCATGCAAAAACTGAACTTTTAAATTCTATTCTTGAATATTTTGGAAGGGCAAGAGAAAAAAGAGAAGAGCTTGAAAAAAATATTGATTATGTAAAAGATGTATTAAATGAAGGCTCTAAAAAAGCAAGAGCTATTGCTATTGAAAAAATAAAAAAAGCTAAGGAAATTGTAGGACTTATTGGAAATATATATTAA
- a CDS encoding TIR domain-containing protein, with protein MINRTANYAAFYVSEPFNESNLGANATPDFLYYNQLRAWKGADSSFPFVDAHAKTYNVRDDSDWETLKKRLHDRLNLSKNIILFLSTNTKNSKALQEEIEYGINEKGLPIIVVYPDFKEKCDISSSIGIHKQIKDLWDKLPKFRDNMDKVATLHVPYKKNLITSALKDANFKVQTMAKAGIYYYKLS; from the coding sequence GTGATAAATAGAACAGCAAATTATGCAGCATTTTATGTTTCAGAACCTTTTAATGAGTCAAATCTTGGGGCAAATGCAACCCCAGATTTCCTTTATTACAACCAGCTTAGAGCATGGAAAGGGGCAGATAGTTCATTTCCATTTGTTGATGCTCATGCTAAAACATATAATGTTCGTGATGATAGTGATTGGGAAACACTAAAGAAGAGACTTCATGACAGACTTAATTTATCAAAGAATATTATATTATTTTTAAGTACAAATACCAAAAATAGTAAGGCTCTTCAAGAAGAAATTGAGTATGGAATCAATGAAAAGGGACTTCCTATAATAGTAGTTTATCCAGATTTTAAAGAGAAATGTGATATTTCGAGCTCAATAGGGATACATAAGCAGATTAAAGATTTATGGGATAAATTACCAAAATTCAGAGATAACATGGATAAAGTTGCTACACTCCATGTACCATATAAGAAGAATTTAATTACTAGTGCTTTGAAAGATGCAAATTTTAAAGTACAGACTATGGCAAAAGCGGGTATTTATTATTATAAACTTAGTTAA